The following DNA comes from Acipenser ruthenus chromosome 47, fAciRut3.2 maternal haplotype, whole genome shotgun sequence.
TATTATGAACAACCTGCCTTTGCCCGCTCTGGTGTGCAGTCAGAAGCACAACACGGGCCCCGTTTCTACTTTGGCACTGTTGCAATCCCAATGCTTGCGATCGTTTTCAAGATGGGTGAGCCTCACTCACCCACGGCTGTCGCCAGCTTTGTGGTGATCCATGTCTTCTCTACGCAGTCCTTCCCATCCTCCAGATCCCAGTAACCCATCTTGGAACCGAAAACTGCAAGGGCACCGCTACGGGGCACCACTTACCGCGAGATACCGCGAGATCCTGCGGGCTCGTCAAAAACTTTATTAACACATGTCCTGAGAGCAAACACACAGGAGTGTAAACGCGGAACATTTGCCACAAGAGGGGTGTTCGAGCAATGACGTCATCATTTTCGTAACTTTAGTTTGGTTCTAAATAtgcatgtgtgtttgtatgtatattaaaatatatgtgtaTTTGTACAGAAATTAGAAGAGTCCAATAAACACGCCCAGTGATTGCGCATGTGCAGTAGTACAGTGTGCGCACAGTGTTACAGACTTTGACGCTTTTGAGACGTACGGTATCGTGTTTGTCTTGAAAGTTCCAGAAAAAGATTAGGGGAGAAATAAGGTGTTTATAATGTATCACCGGTACTTACAGTCTAAGATCTCAGGCTGTAATTCAACAGTTCCTAACGTTGGAAcggaatgtttaaaaaaaccgTCATTCCGAATTCTTGCTCCatggtcttggaataaacttTAGGAAGAACTGAAACTGGGTGTTCTGGTATCTCTAAagaggttttaaataaataaacatatccgAGTagctgagactttttttttttggcaggtgCTCCTGAATTGTTTTTTTGTGACTTTGTTTGACTTGCATGTGTTTATTTGAATTTGTGTGCGTTTTATGTTGCATTGAATTTAACCCCTAAACCCGTTTTGTAATCAGCCACAATACAATTAGAATCACAAGTCTTAATCCAACATCTAACatccatcacaaaaaaaaaaacatcaaatgcTTCCCCTCTGTCACAATGTCACAATAACCGGTGTCCTTTCTCTATATTAATGCACTTCTGCGGTGCATCAGGTGACGTTGTttgcagtccagtttgtttacatgatcTGAAATCTAATGCAACCCCTcctgccctcccctccccaaaACCTGTGTCATTGTGCACGTCAGACGAcgcaaataaaaggtttaatgaCACCCGCATGCGTGTTAACTCAGCTGTGgcaagttttaattttttttgcgcAGGCGCAGTGGCACCTCGCTACCACAACACAGTCACACAGCAACGGCAGCTTCCGGTTCCGGTGTTTCGCTCTGTGTTTACAGCTACAGGTTAGCAACTTGAGAGCAAGTTTACAATCGTTAAAAGTTAACCATTAACACTTATCTTGTAATAATTCGCAGAAAGTGAGGcagccagtttaaaaaaaagacaacggGTAATCAATTACGAGGCTGTTACAGTGTTAATTTGGGCTCATTTAACTTGGACATTAATGTAATGCTGACCAGTCACTAGGGTTTGACAACAGCaggttgaaataaataaacattaaaaacgggatcttaattatttaaaaaaaggcgcGTACATTTTTTTAGCCGTACAAACAAAGCGATATGTTATACGATGCGGTACCTCGTGTACACTGAAGTTACCGACCGTATTCACTCGCACGGTCAGTATAGTCCCTGACTTGAGACTCGTAATTCAGTCCAAGCAGGTGACCCTGTCTCAGTCAAAACAAGACATTTCAGTATGACGCGAAAACTGTGACTAAAGAACTGGAAAGAGAAGCCGGACCGTGCAAGAAGGAACCGGAGGAAGCAGGTCTCATATTCTAGGATAGTCCGCTGGGGCTGCTGACATGTCCGCACCCTCACCGGTCCAAATCAAAGAGGCTAACGCGCACCTCGCCGCGGTGCACCGGCGTGTGTCAGAGCTGGAGCGGCGGCTGGCGGCGGCGGAGAACACGGTGCGGGAACAGGCGGAGAGTCTCATCCGAAAAGATGAGCAGCTGCGGGCCGCCACTCAGGAAATCACAGAGGCCAAGGACAGGTAGACACCCTGGTGTAATCCCGCTCTGTGCTAGAGAAAGGTGCCGGGCACTTTTGACCTGGTTGTTAACCAGCTGTTCATAGTCCTTGATGACCTGACATCAGAAATAATTAAGCTTGTTAGTGTTATTAACAgatgaaacaatatgaacataTATCTCCTTggtattattcttattattattttattattatttatttcttagcagacgctcttatccagggctacttacaattgttacaagatatcacattatttttacatacaattacccatttatacagttgggttttttactggagcaatctaggtaaagtaccttgctcaagggtacaacagcagtatcccccactggggattgaacccacgaccctctggtcaagagtccagagcccttaccactactccacactgctgcccccaattCTGATTGCTGCGTGGGTTATGAAACTACTTACAGCTACAGAATCAGTAGAACTGGTAATCAAAACATTGACAACTAACAGAAGAAAAAACGCTTCATCTTAAATTTTGGCAAAGAGCCAGCAGATTTAACATGATAaagtaaagcatttttttaagcGGGGTGAAAGATATGCAAATGAGCGAGTATTAAATTAAGCTCTGAATCCAATTACACTGGGAAGGACGCGAGCAACCGTTTAATAGCAGAGCAGCGCTAGCACGAACACGTGATTCATTCACATGCGGGTGACTTCTCATTTGATGGGTCTGTTCTGATCGCGAATCGACATGCAGTAGATTGAGATGCAAAGAGAATGCATTTACAGTTTGTAAAGATTTTTCAATTGTCCAAAATCAAAATGAAGCCAATCTAGTGCCAAAATCCATAACCACAAAATCTATTACTCAATaagaatttctttatttttgtttccaAGGGAAATCACTTTCTTGCATGAAAAGCTGTGCAGCTCAGAGGAGACTATTCAGAAGTTCCAGTGCATCATCAAAGAGAAAGACGGTTTGATCTTGCAGCTGAGACACAGGAGCCAGATACTGAACAACATCTGCAAGAGCCGCCCCCTGCTGGACAGCATGCTCTCCTACATCGCGGAGGCTGAGCGGCTGGGCTCAGTGGCTGGGGGAGGGGACACAGTGATGAGCATGTCTATTGCGGATGAGCTGGCTCATTCAAACTGTAGCTCCAACAGACTTGTGAACCACAAGGATTTCTCACTCAGCGAGGATGACATTGACGAGCAGGACCTGGACGAAACCATGTTTGGGACAACTGTATAGAGTTGAGCAGGCAAGTGAGCAGCTGCTACCACCGGTCATGTATAGCTGTAATCAAAGGATTGCATCACCTTGAATTCTAGGacgtaattaaaaaacaaaaaaaaacaaaaacaagtataggaacataatttagatcttttatttatcatgtaatcaaataaactatacaattatattgcaaaagtctaccggaagccataatagtagtacagtatttctagactttgaaatgtcactttttttttcgTTAAGAATATGTAAGTGCAACAtgactcagcaggtttcattcggcttGATGAAGCAAAATTCATTCATTCTAGAGGGGTGATGCagaacctttggccagagctgtaggggCTTTGGTACATTCCAACAGCTTCTCTTGAACGGACGCTTAGGGCCAAAAGGTAAGACTCCTGAATGGCCCTGGTCTGTGGCCCATAAGTGCAGTCCAAGGCACACACAGCGGGCAACAGTGTGCTTGCAATGGGCTGCGGCCCGTGCGCGGGAGAAAACTGCCAGCTGCACGCAGCTAGACCAACATCTcaagagaaaacaaaagaagTAGTCTGCTGTAAGATTCTgtctttcaggttttttttttttgtatctagtTCTAGCACACAAAGAAAGTTgcaattactgtatataaatataaatatctatattttaatacattttttttaaaagctttgtttGTTCCACTTAAAGGGGACTTTTCAATTGTGGTGCATTCTGTAGCAATGTGGCTGCAGAAATCTGTGTCGTTACAGCAATaccattggtttttttttttttcactttgtttaTGTGAAGCTGGCCCTGCGTATCTTTATCCATACCACAGGCTGTTATAACTGATCATTgaaagcagttttcttttttatcttttaaattggTAAACTTCAGATCTAGGTCTTAAAAGCACTTGTTTGGTTATAGGGATTGGGTAAAGTAAACtatgtggttattttttttaaatagttaaatctatatttttgttttaatttcttttttttctgggtaATTTATAAATATACTACTTTGGGGGGAAACTTGCACCAATGTGCACCATTTTTgaaaattcatatatatatatatatatatatatatatatatatatatatatatatatatatattataatttaaagggtactatttttttgtataatatttatGCTAACAGCAGTTATtggggagatatatatatatatatatatgtgtgtgtgtgtgtgtgtgcactaaATCTTCTTGCATATTGGGTACCATTGACCACTATTCCAATATTTAGCATTTTGACAAAACAGAACTAAAGCCTGCTGTTGTGCAACTCTCAGCTCAAACACCTCTTACTTTGGTGCTGATTATGAAGGTAATGTCAGTttagtacatacatacatacaacaagTTCACTTGTGTCTAGCGTTCAATGTGTTTATGTgcttcataaaaaacaaaaagcacattgCCTTCCTAAAGCACTGGTTTTCAACTCTTAACCTTCAGGGACCCCAGTaccaaatatttaatatttatcagCTTTCCCGTCTGTAACTAGAGATTACTGTATGATCTTttatgactaaattaaaaagaaactgcAGAAACAGTAAACTCAAAACGGTACTACAAGAGATCTACATAACATTTTGTATAATGTTCTGGTTTTAATAACAGATCACGGTTCGGGGTGCATGAGGGGCAGATTTGAGAACCTGTGTTCAGCACAGATTGTCTAGTTGCTTCAGTGAAGCAGAAACTATGCAACTTGTACCTTTTGACTTTAGTCTGTCTTTTAGTATGTTGCTTCAGGTTTAGTGATTCCGTTTCTCAAATAGAGAAGCAAAAGGGTAACCCGCGTTAACCCGAGGGGTCTCGCTTCGATATCTGGGGTCCCTTTCTAATTCCTGCCCTTCTGGTAGCCTTAAATTGCACCTTTAATGTTTGAAACCTGGGTCACCATTTTTGATTCCGTTCACGGTCACCAAAAACCTGTCCATTCCGCTCTTCAGAGCAACACTGCTAGATTCTAGGATTGTTGTTTAAGCTGTGAATGATTTGCACATCGAATGTTATGATTTCATTTTGAATGAACATCTTGTCTCATTGTCAGAGGGCGGCACCTCGTACATTCTGCATGCTCTGCTGCAAACATAACGAAAGCtggtctttaaaaatgtaattttactgAAAGCAGTCACATTGCTTTGCATCACAACTCCTCATGCACCGGTATTGCATTGAAATAACCCCTTCTCGTTTAGACCCCAGCGAGAGTGTTTGTGAGAATGGACTTGAACAGCAGGGACACACTCTTATCTTCAGTCTACTAAACGCTCCGCACTTATCCATTATAAACCGCATATATAAGATGTAATCAGTGTAGTACAGCAGTGTTCTTTTGTAATTTCAAGAAACACTTCACGCATTAACCATCTATAAAGgagtattattgtattgtatatttaaGGTGGCCTATACCGACCAAGGAAGCAAGAAATATTACACATACAGGTCTGAATGCAAACGGTTCACTTGCTTGAGCTTTAATCATGTATGTAGATGCCTTTAAATGTACCAGGCATTGCCTTAGTAACTGGACTGTAGTTGGAAACCATGCAAGAGTGTAGACTGGTAGCCGACAGTACCTCAGACTGCAGTCCATGTGTTAGACAGcagaatgaagcaatgcacaagGTGTTCGGTGGTAGAGGTGTATTATACTTAGGAAGGCACTTCTGGGATATTGTAGAAATGCTCTTGCTGAAAGTAGGTTCTTTTAAGTGACAAGCTTGTTTCAGTAAACACGTATAGGATGCAATAGATAGTTTTCTCGTCTTGAATGTTTCGTAGAATAAGATAAAACACCAAATATTTTTCAGCAACTGCAGATTTTGAACATGCATTGTGTTCCACATTAGTAGCCTGGACCATGTTGTGTTCCGTCATCGCACATACCAGGGCTGGCCTATTGGACCAAGATACATATTTTAACATGACAATAAACAAACCTGATGCTTTAATAATCTTGCCtgtttggggagggggggaggggggggggggtcataatgTGTAAGTGTATCCAAATATTGGcttcaataaaatacatatatacatatgatCTCTCTCTGCTTTTTTAATCCTTTAAAATTACTTTACCCAAGTTCAGAAATAGTTTGTGGAACTGGAAACCAGATGCTGCCTTTAAATCAGAAACGATTCTTTCCGTTTTAAGAATAAAAGCTTTAGTATCTGTGCCCTACAACATCGCAGCAACAAAGACATTGCAGatttgcacagaaaaaaaaaatgatgccaaCTTTCTTATtcttgcaatgaggtgcacaaaacgaggtttactgacaggttggatctggtcatccaaattgtccgTTTACGCCTCGTGAttcttgagtcactctcaaaatgtattttaagaagaaaccatttgaacaactgCTCCATTCCTGGTGTACCTTACAGGGTTAAtgcattacaaaaagcaggacTGGGGTTTAACTGTTCCTGTACCATCTCTTGCATAGACTTAATTCACTCAGACTCAAACCACTGATCTTAAAGCAAAGCTAGTAAACCACTCTAGTTTTCTGTTCTTGCTACATTATACCCAGAGTACACAAAAATATTACTTGTACATCTTTATTTATTCATCATGAAGCATGTAGGAagtcaaagttacaaaaatgcaCAACACAATTTActacaaaaaaacactttgctcttGTAGGCATATATATTGCAATTTAGAACAAAGGTATATTTTTTCAAACcaggacagacacacaacacTAACAGCATTGGCTAGAACAAGTACTAAACTTTTTGGATAAAAATGTactggggagaaaaaaaacaaaaaaacaaaaaacgataaAGAAACATCACCACTCCTCCTATGCGATCCTAGTCCAGGAAAACAAGTCCCTTAGCAAGTGCTACCCAAACAATAATGAGCTTTCATAGATTGCAGTCAAACCTCTACAGGAGGAACACCAATTTATATAGTGACCACTATAATTAATCCCTATGCAGCTataaataattttattaaaacagatttATATGGAGATAACCTGACAACTTTGGACCTTAGTGCAAACATAATTTTTCCACCCCCATGTGGGGGAAAAAATATCCCGCAACTTGAAATGTGTAAACTGGAGTTCGACTCGTGGACAAACTGGATTCCTTTTTAGTATAAACACAGCCTTAATGTCTCAGCATCAGTTTTCCCCGGCCGATGCAGTTAAAGAAGCCTTTGGTGCCGTCAGGGCCACGTGGCTGGCGGATCAGCGCCGAGGACGGCACAGTCGACTCCACAGCTTTCTTCCCCAGGCTGGACACCAGAACCACCTTCTCCGAAACGAAGGCTTGGGCAGCTGCCATTTTACGCCGCTGAACCCAGGGGCTGCCCATCAGGATCCCGCTGTCCGAGGAGACGTCCACCGACCTCCGGGAGCCTTCAGGACTCGATCCGGACACTAGTGAGGGGCTGCTGAGCTCGGGAGCAGCCAGGGGGGAGGGGCAGTGCCCGCTGGCGAACAGCTTGCGCGGGAGAACGGGGCTGCCAAGAGAGTCGGCGGCCAGGGGGCTGCTGAAGGAATTTGGCCGGAAGGCGGGTGCCACCCTGGGGCTCGCGAGGGGGCTGCCGTAGAGAGCCTGGGGGCGGGCGACCCTGCGGACTGGGACGGGCGAGGCAGGGGCAAAATCTGACTCTGAGGAGCTGTACAGCGAGGAGTCCTCCAGGGCATAGGGGAAGCGCTTGGACTTGCGGGTGGGCTTCTTGGGGGGCTTGCTCTCGCTGGTCTCGTCCAGATCTTCAGACTCCTCGGGGTCCAGGACGTAGTTCTTCTTCCTGATGCCCCGGCCTCCCAGGAGGACCACCTTTATGCCTTCCCTGCCGGCCACGCACTGCTGGGCCCTCAGCCCTTCATAAGCCTTCCGGGATCCATCGAGGAACTCGTACTCCACCAGGGCACAGACCTTGCTGCTCAGCTCCGGGTACTTGAAGGCGTGCCTCTTGAGCTCAGAAGGCAGTTCTTTGCCGGGCCGGAGGATGCGCAGGGAGCTGATGGTGCCGTGAGCCCCGAAGACTCCCATCGCCGTCTCCATCAAGTTGCGCTGGCCTGGGTCTGGCGAGCTCCCCGGAGCCTGGGGCTCGCCTGGCAGGTTCCAGGCCAGCAGCAGCTTGCTGGGGGGGATGCCGATGAGAGACTCCGAGACTGGCTTCCTCCGCCGAACCTTCGTCCCTTCTTCGTTGACCACCAGGGCCTCGGAGAAGCGGAGAGCGTGCAAAGTGGTCTGCCAGTCTCTAGTTAAGTATCGTACCTGCAAAAGGGAGAGCGAGCACAATGCAGCACACTTCTCAAAGCTTCCTAGATTTCAGAAAGGAATTACGCCACATATGCAACAATTGCAGCAGATTACATTTTAGAGAGAACAGCAGCATTGGGCACCACAGCCGTCAATGTAAATTTTTTCCACTGGCCCAAACTGTTCTCAAGAACGGGGTTCTGTGAGGATGTACTGTAGGTCTAGTGCAAAACCTCTTACTCAAACTGCTGCAGGCTCATGGAAAACGTTTGAACAGGGCAGTTTGGCTAAAGGAGGTTCTACTATATTTGTGCTTCATTCCTCGTACCTTCTTGAAGGAGGTGAGCAGCTTGATGCTGACGTAGCCCATCCTGTTCCTCCGCACGTGTTTCAGGAGGAAGGCGTCTTCGGCCAGGCTCTCGTCCGACAGGTAGCTCTCCACCTGGGTGTGGATCCTCCTGATCAGCTCTGAGTCCGGGGGCCTCCACTCCCTGCCCTCGGAAGAATCCTCTTCGAACGTCTCATTGAGCTCACAGGAACTCCTGCCCAAGGAGTCAGACATGCTGCCATGACCCACACGCACCAGGCACAAAGTTACCTACGTAAACTGTCAAATCGACTCTACAGTAAAAATACAATCCCTTGGCATCTACTGAGGACACTGTCCCACTCTACTCCAGCAACCCAGTTGGTTTATACTTATAGAAATTCTCCTCTCATCGCAACTTCTATAGTTTTTGGTGGGGGATCACATTTACTTAAGTTTAACTTGGTTTTTTAAACCCCATAACTCCACTAACAcctacatttattataataataataataataataataataataatacacattataCAGTCCTAACTAGAGATATCAAATCACCCACCGCTCACCCCTCACAGAAGCTGTCCTCTGCCGATAGTCTGCATGTTCTCAGTGCCGGGGAGTCAGTGGGCGCTCGGGCCTGGAGGAGAGAACCGAGGGGCAGGGACCCCAGAGCAGAAAGCGCCGAGGAATCAGGGGAGGACATGAGGGCTGCCAAAGCCCAGGACAGCACAGCGAACAACTGGAGCAAAGTTGTGAAGAGcagtttattaatattattatatagtaC
Coding sequences within:
- the LOC131721039 gene encoding vimentin-type intermediate filament-associated coiled-coil protein-like — translated: MSAPSPVQIKEANAHLAAVHRRVSELERRLAAAENTVREQAESLIRKDEQLRAATQEITEAKDREITFLHEKLCSSEETIQKFQCIIKEKDGLILQLRHRSQILNNICKSRPLLDSMLSYIAEAERLGSVAGGGDTVMSMSIADELAHSNCSSNRLVNHKDFSLSEDDIDEQDLDETMFGTTV
- the LOC131721038 gene encoding la-related protein 6-like isoform X2; this encodes MSSPDSSALSALGSLPLGSLLQARAPTDSPALRTCRLSAEDSFCEGSSCELNETFEEDSSEGREWRPPDSELIRRIHTQVESYLSDESLAEDAFLLKHVRRNRMGYVSIKLLTSFKKVRYLTRDWQTTLHALRFSEALVVNEEGTKVRRRKPVSESLIGIPPSKLLLAWNLPGEPQAPGSSPDPGQRNLMETAMGVFGAHGTISSLRILRPGKELPSELKRHAFKYPELSSKVCALVEYEFLDGSRKAYEGLRAQQCVAGREGIKVVLLGGRGIRKKNYVLDPEESEDLDETSESKPPKKPTRKSKRFPYALEDSSLYSSSESDFAPASPVPVRRVARPQALYGSPLASPRVAPAFRPNSFSSPLAADSLGSPVLPRKLFASGHCPSPLAAPELSSPSLVSGSSPEGSRRSVDVSSDSGILMGSPWVQRRKMAAAQAFVSEKVVLVSSLGKKAVESTVPSSALIRQPRGPDGTKGFFNCIGRGKLMLRH
- the LOC131721038 gene encoding la-related protein 6-like isoform X1, with amino-acid sequence MYFRSVVKVLPREVELFAVLSWALAALMSSPDSSALSALGSLPLGSLLQARAPTDSPALRTCRLSAEDSFCEGSSCELNETFEEDSSEGREWRPPDSELIRRIHTQVESYLSDESLAEDAFLLKHVRRNRMGYVSIKLLTSFKKVRYLTRDWQTTLHALRFSEALVVNEEGTKVRRRKPVSESLIGIPPSKLLLAWNLPGEPQAPGSSPDPGQRNLMETAMGVFGAHGTISSLRILRPGKELPSELKRHAFKYPELSSKVCALVEYEFLDGSRKAYEGLRAQQCVAGREGIKVVLLGGRGIRKKNYVLDPEESEDLDETSESKPPKKPTRKSKRFPYALEDSSLYSSSESDFAPASPVPVRRVARPQALYGSPLASPRVAPAFRPNSFSSPLAADSLGSPVLPRKLFASGHCPSPLAAPELSSPSLVSGSSPEGSRRSVDVSSDSGILMGSPWVQRRKMAAAQAFVSEKVVLVSSLGKKAVESTVPSSALIRQPRGPDGTKGFFNCIGRGKLMLRH